In Halogeometricum sp. S1BR25-6, a single genomic region encodes these proteins:
- a CDS encoding efflux RND transporter permease subunit yields the protein MAYDYQGVVDWVDDHIVERPGQVMLAFFVLTALFAVGLGNVSTEAGTSQFAEDIPAQDALDQVNQEFLPVFGQDTGSTQLIQRGQNVLSRRSMLQMLRTQERVEEKPTLRVSGTSSAAAVVARTLDPNATTLDEQVTALERATDGEVTAAVRENADNPAFTGSVSEDFNARSASASATIGVIQHSLPTEVSSSAGQSGDSPLTPIQQRVQRIVDAGPGDITVFGSGIVADEFGAVITDSLLIVTPAAVILIVLFLVVAYRDLLDLLLGTFALAMAVVWTFGFLGLAGIPFNQIMIAVPPLLLAVGIDFGIHAINRYREDRETGMGIEDAMRAATDQLLVAFFIVTGTTVIGFLSNLASDLPPIRDFGVVAGVGITFTFLIFGVFLPAAKVWMDRRKESWPIPTFSQRPLGREGSSLGDVLSVGVGIADRIPVLFVLVTLLFTAGAAGYATGVDTSFTQEDFLPPEEVPSYLRSLPEPFAPGDYSVVATLNFLEERFTSSQGGSVTIYVERPMEQDSALEELHRAGDNPPDSFVVEDGRAESTSVVTVIRDYAEQDPEFARLVARNDANGNGIPDDDLGEIYDYLETSPVSSQVDRYLAEDHRSARVVYTVSADVSDVEATEDGEQMAERFRYEAIATGNIVVFQAVSDLIFNSAVTSLALALGGTVVFLVFSYWVLDGLPSIAVANLLPIVVSVAGVAATMRLLGISFNAFTATILSLTIGLGIDYSVHVVHRFVDERKDADLYTALRRTVVGTGGALMGSMFTTAFGIGVLVLSLLSVLGQFGVLTAISIVYSFLASLVVLPSALVIWDRFANESPDVPMGGEPPNANTDADADSGSGSDRLTTDGGRNREGR from the coding sequence ATGGCGTACGACTATCAGGGCGTCGTCGACTGGGTCGACGACCACATCGTCGAGCGACCCGGGCAGGTGATGCTCGCGTTCTTCGTGCTCACCGCCCTCTTCGCCGTCGGCCTCGGGAACGTCTCCACGGAGGCGGGCACCTCGCAGTTCGCGGAAGACATCCCCGCGCAGGACGCGCTCGACCAGGTGAACCAGGAGTTCCTCCCCGTCTTCGGACAGGACACGGGGAGCACGCAACTCATCCAACGCGGGCAGAACGTCCTCTCGCGGCGGTCGATGCTGCAGATGCTCAGGACGCAGGAGCGCGTCGAGGAGAAGCCGACGCTGCGGGTCAGCGGCACCTCCTCGGCGGCCGCCGTCGTCGCGCGGACGCTGGACCCGAACGCGACGACGCTCGACGAGCAGGTGACGGCGCTCGAACGCGCAACCGACGGCGAGGTGACCGCCGCAGTTCGCGAGAACGCCGACAACCCGGCGTTCACCGGGTCGGTGAGCGAGGACTTCAACGCCCGGTCGGCCTCGGCGTCGGCCACCATCGGCGTGATTCAGCACTCGCTGCCGACCGAGGTGTCCTCCTCGGCCGGCCAGTCCGGCGACAGCCCGCTCACCCCCATCCAACAGCGGGTCCAGCGCATCGTCGACGCCGGTCCGGGCGACATCACCGTCTTCGGCAGCGGCATCGTCGCCGACGAGTTCGGCGCGGTCATCACCGACTCGCTGCTCATCGTGACGCCCGCGGCGGTCATCCTCATCGTCCTCTTCCTCGTCGTCGCCTACCGCGACCTCTTGGACCTCCTGTTGGGGACGTTCGCACTGGCGATGGCCGTCGTCTGGACGTTCGGCTTCCTCGGCCTCGCGGGCATCCCGTTCAACCAGATCATGATCGCGGTGCCGCCGCTCCTCCTCGCGGTGGGTATCGACTTCGGCATCCACGCCATCAACCGCTACCGCGAAGACCGCGAGACGGGGATGGGAATCGAGGACGCCATGCGCGCGGCGACCGACCAACTGCTCGTCGCCTTCTTCATCGTCACCGGCACTACCGTCATCGGTTTCCTCTCGAACCTCGCATCGGACCTCCCGCCCATCCGCGACTTCGGCGTCGTCGCCGGCGTCGGCATCACGTTCACGTTTCTCATCTTCGGCGTGTTCCTCCCCGCCGCGAAGGTGTGGATGGACCGCCGCAAGGAGTCGTGGCCGATTCCGACGTTCAGTCAGCGACCGCTCGGACGCGAGGGGTCCTCTCTCGGCGACGTGCTCTCCGTCGGCGTCGGTATCGCCGACCGAATCCCCGTGCTGTTCGTCCTCGTGACCCTCCTGTTCACCGCCGGCGCGGCGGGTTATGCGACGGGCGTCGACACCTCGTTCACCCAAGAGGACTTCCTGCCGCCCGAGGAGGTGCCCTCCTACCTCCGGTCGCTGCCGGAACCGTTCGCGCCGGGCGATTACTCCGTCGTCGCCACGCTGAACTTCCTCGAAGAGCGCTTCACGAGTTCGCAGGGGGGGTCGGTCACGATATACGTCGAGCGGCCGATGGAGCAGGACTCAGCGCTCGAAGAACTTCACCGCGCCGGCGATAACCCGCCGGACTCGTTCGTCGTCGAGGACGGCCGCGCCGAGTCGACGAGCGTCGTCACGGTCATCCGCGACTACGCCGAGCAGGACCCCGAGTTCGCCCGCCTCGTCGCCCGGAACGACGCGAACGGCAACGGCATCCCCGACGACGACCTCGGGGAGATATACGACTACTTGGAGACGTCGCCGGTGTCCTCGCAGGTGGACCGGTACCTCGCCGAGGACCACCGGAGCGCCCGCGTCGTCTACACCGTCTCGGCGGACGTGTCGGACGTCGAGGCGACCGAGGACGGCGAGCAGATGGCCGAGCGCTTCCGGTACGAGGCCATCGCGACTGGCAACATCGTCGTCTTCCAGGCGGTGTCGGACCTCATCTTCAACTCCGCGGTGACGAGTCTCGCCCTCGCCCTCGGGGGGACGGTGGTGTTCCTCGTGTTCAGCTACTGGGTCCTCGACGGCCTGCCCTCCATCGCCGTCGCCAACCTCCTGCCCATCGTGGTCTCGGTGGCCGGCGTCGCGGCGACGATGCGCCTTCTGGGCATCTCGTTCAACGCGTTCACCGCGACCATCCTCTCTCTCACCATCGGGTTGGGCATCGACTACTCCGTCCACGTCGTCCACCGCTTCGTCGACGAACGGAAGGACGCCGACCTGTACACGGCGCTGCGGCGGACCGTCGTCGGCACGGGCGGCGCGCTCATGGGCAGCATGTTCACGACGGCGTTCGGTATCGGCGTCCTCGTCCTCTCGCTGCTCTCGGTGCTCGGACAGTTCGGCGTGCTCACGGCCATCTCCATCGTCTACTCGTTCCTCGCGTCGCTCGTCGTCCTCCCCTCGGCGCTGGTCATCTGGGACCGCTTCGCCAACGAGAGCCCCGACGTGCCGATGGGCGGGGAACCGCCGAACGCGAACACGGATGCGGACGCAGATTCAGGGTCGGGATCGGACCGCCTCACCACCGACGGCGGCCGGAACCGCGAGGGTCGGTGA
- a CDS encoding DICT sensory domain-containing protein, producing the protein MSLRDIVAAVGERERTLVLYEPVSDRLLEQVREYLAPYPLTVERRDGGESLSGTAELTDGDGSWVRTDCSALSAPLTPEAFEAALSDVLTRIDRTTFTSYDGARMVSASREIEDRAWRSGSGTLHAGFQRASALRRQAEVYRRLARKNLDIHVYAVPEGDAPTLDGATVHLVDDEEIAATWFVVYDGDGEDASKCALLAEERDQNVFRGFWTYDPRVVDDVLSHLSNRYVAPA; encoded by the coding sequence ATGAGCCTGCGGGACATCGTCGCCGCGGTGGGCGAACGCGAGCGAACGCTCGTCCTCTACGAACCCGTCTCCGACCGACTGCTCGAACAGGTGCGGGAGTATCTCGCGCCGTACCCGCTGACCGTCGAGCGCCGGGACGGAGGTGAGTCGCTGTCGGGGACCGCCGAACTGACCGACGGCGACGGGTCGTGGGTCCGGACGGACTGCTCCGCCCTCTCGGCGCCGCTGACGCCGGAGGCGTTCGAGGCCGCCCTCTCGGACGTGCTGACGCGCATCGACCGGACGACGTTCACCTCCTACGACGGCGCGCGGATGGTGTCGGCGTCGCGGGAGATAGAGGACCGGGCGTGGCGGTCCGGCAGCGGAACGCTCCACGCCGGGTTTCAGCGCGCGTCCGCCCTGCGACGACAGGCCGAGGTGTACCGCCGCCTCGCGCGCAAGAACCTCGACATCCACGTCTACGCCGTCCCGGAGGGCGACGCACCGACGCTCGACGGCGCGACCGTCCACCTCGTCGACGACGAGGAGATAGCCGCGACGTGGTTCGTCGTCTACGACGGCGACGGCGAGGACGCCTCGAAGTGTGCGCTCCTCGCCGAGGAACGAGACCAGAACGTGTTCCGCGGCTTCTGGACGTACGACCCCCGCGTCGTCGACGACGTCCTCTCGCACCTGTCGAACCGATACGTCGCCCCCGCCTGA
- a CDS encoding MarR family winged helix-turn-helix transcriptional regulator, whose amino-acid sequence MTDSWDTAGYIASSRYRASVCEFLEEEGPELPSRIASELELAQPHVSRALSELREREVVQLLVPESQQKGRLYGLTDRGRTALVRLHGESESGPVSVTFVEEGAFPYPPLVDFLSEEYPGTFRFALVREGDDSDAFAANDEVRESCDSRSLSAVIEALSAGDATVNEQLEGTDDGERFVVRGFEHSLWLRLPLGEDAEVFVALDRDADVNINSFVDACRRRLKN is encoded by the coding sequence ATGACTGACTCTTGGGATACCGCGGGCTACATCGCGAGTTCGCGGTACAGAGCGTCCGTCTGTGAGTTCCTCGAAGAGGAAGGACCCGAGCTCCCGTCGCGAATCGCGTCGGAGTTAGAGCTCGCACAGCCGCACGTCTCTCGGGCGCTCTCGGAACTCCGAGAGCGAGAAGTCGTCCAACTCCTGGTGCCCGAGTCCCAACAGAAGGGGCGACTCTACGGCCTCACCGACCGGGGTCGGACCGCCTTGGTCCGACTCCACGGGGAGTCCGAGTCCGGCCCCGTCTCCGTCACGTTCGTCGAGGAGGGAGCGTTCCCCTACCCCCCGCTGGTCGACTTTCTCTCCGAGGAGTATCCGGGTACGTTTCGGTTCGCCCTCGTCCGCGAAGGCGACGACTCCGACGCGTTCGCCGCGAACGACGAGGTCCGCGAGTCGTGCGACTCGCGCTCGCTGTCCGCCGTCATCGAGGCGCTCAGCGCCGGCGACGCGACGGTGAACGAGCAGTTGGAGGGGACCGACGACGGCGAGCGGTTCGTCGTCCGCGGCTTCGAGCACTCGCTGTGGCTCAGGCTCCCGTTGGGCGAGGACGCCGAGGTGTTCGTCGCCCTGGACCGGGACGCCGACGTCAACATCAACTCCTTCGTCGACGCCTGCCGTCGACGATTGAAGAACTGA
- a CDS encoding flavin reductase family protein: MDGPPDAFGSPYRLLSGAVVPRPIAWVSTRAADGTRNLAPYSFSNVVTPDPPTLLFSASGTGDDRKDSARNAAETGAFVWNVVTEDVVEAMNATSATLSPDEDEFDHAAVTAADCAVVDAPRVAEAAVSFECELTETLDVGASTLVFGEVVHAHVDESLLTDGKMDTTKLDAVGRLSGSEYARIADRFSLERPP, from the coding sequence GTGGACGGACCGCCGGACGCGTTCGGGTCGCCGTACCGCCTCCTCTCGGGGGCCGTCGTCCCGCGACCCATCGCGTGGGTGAGCACCCGCGCGGCGGACGGGACGCGGAACCTCGCGCCGTACAGTTTCTCGAACGTCGTCACCCCCGACCCGCCGACGCTGCTGTTCTCCGCGTCGGGCACCGGCGACGACCGGAAGGACAGCGCCCGCAACGCCGCCGAGACGGGCGCGTTCGTCTGGAACGTCGTCACCGAGGACGTCGTCGAGGCGATGAACGCGACCAGCGCGACGCTCTCACCCGACGAGGACGAGTTCGACCACGCCGCGGTGACGGCCGCCGACTGCGCCGTCGTCGATGCCCCGCGGGTCGCGGAGGCGGCGGTGTCGTTCGAGTGCGAACTGACCGAGACGCTCGACGTCGGCGCCTCGACGCTCGTGTTCGGCGAAGTCGTTCACGCGCACGTCGACGAGTCCCTCCTCACCGACGGGAAGATGGACACGACGAAACTCGACGCTGTCGGGCGCCTCTCGGGGTCCGAGTACGCGCGCATCGCCGACCGCTTCTCCCTGGAACGACCGCCGTAG
- a CDS encoding SRPBCC family protein: MTRGSDAARTRTRVERTPDGRRLVVARMVDAPAPAAWNVLTDTRTWPDWGPSVSAVRGPDRIGPGATGEVRIAGVGAWVPFEVTEYDEEAMRWTWTVAHVPATGHRVDALGNERCRVAFEVPLFAAAYAPVCRRALPAIARLAERAA; the protein is encoded by the coding sequence GTGACCCGCGGCTCGGACGCGGCGCGGACGCGAACGCGGGTGGAGCGAACGCCGGACGGCCGGCGCCTCGTCGTCGCCCGGATGGTCGACGCGCCGGCGCCGGCGGCGTGGAACGTGCTCACGGACACGAGGACGTGGCCCGACTGGGGGCCGTCCGTCTCGGCCGTCCGCGGCCCCGACCGAATCGGACCGGGAGCGACGGGGGAGGTACGAATCGCCGGCGTCGGCGCGTGGGTCCCGTTCGAGGTGACGGAGTACGACGAGGAGGCGATGCGGTGGACGTGGACCGTCGCGCACGTCCCGGCGACGGGCCACCGGGTCGACGCCCTCGGGAACGAACGGTGCCGCGTCGCCTTCGAGGTTCCCCTCTTCGCGGCGGCGTACGCGCCCGTCTGTCGGCGGGCGCTCCCGGCGATAGCGCGGTTGGCCGAACGGGCGGCGTAG
- the mvaD gene encoding phosphomevalonate decarboxylase MvaD, whose protein sequence is MKATAKAHPIQGLVKYHGMRDEELRLPYHDSISVCTAPSHTTTTVEFRPDSEEDTYVIGGEEVTGRGAERIDAVVDHVRTLADTDDAVRLESENSFPSNIGFGSSSSGFAAAAMALAEAADLGMTRPEISTIARRGSSSAARAVTGAFSHLYSGMNDEDCRSERIESELEDDLRIVAAHVPAYKETEQAHEEAAASHMFQARMAHVHHQLDEMRDALRAADFDRAFELAEHDTLSLTATTMTGPSGWVYWQPKTIAVFNAVRELRSEEEIPVYFSADTGASVYVNTTAEHADRVEEAVAGCDVDTDVWEVGGPAEVLDESEALF, encoded by the coding sequence ATGAAGGCCACCGCGAAGGCACACCCGATTCAGGGGCTGGTGAAGTACCACGGGATGCGCGACGAGGAGTTGCGACTCCCGTATCACGACAGCATCAGCGTCTGCACCGCGCCGAGTCACACCACGACGACCGTCGAGTTCCGTCCCGATTCGGAGGAAGACACCTACGTCATCGGCGGCGAGGAGGTGACAGGCCGCGGCGCGGAGCGAATCGACGCCGTCGTCGACCACGTCCGGACGCTCGCCGACACCGACGATGCGGTGCGCCTCGAATCCGAGAACTCCTTCCCCTCGAACATCGGGTTCGGCTCCTCGTCCTCCGGGTTCGCCGCCGCCGCGATGGCCCTCGCGGAGGCGGCCGACCTGGGGATGACCCGCCCCGAGATATCGACTATCGCCCGCCGCGGGTCCTCCTCCGCCGCCCGCGCCGTCACCGGCGCGTTCTCGCACCTCTACTCGGGCATGAACGACGAGGACTGCCGCTCCGAGCGCATCGAATCCGAGTTGGAGGACGACTTGCGCATCGTCGCCGCGCACGTCCCCGCCTACAAGGAGACCGAACAGGCCCACGAGGAGGCCGCGGCGAGCCACATGTTCCAAGCGCGGATGGCGCACGTCCACCACCAACTGGACGAGATGCGCGACGCCCTCCGCGCGGCGGATTTCGACCGCGCGTTCGAACTCGCGGAACACGACACGCTCTCGCTGACGGCGACGACGATGACCGGTCCCTCGGGATGGGTGTACTGGCAGCCGAAGACCATCGCCGTGTTCAACGCCGTCCGCGAACTCCGGAGCGAGGAGGAGATTCCCGTCTACTTCTCGGCCGACACGGGCGCGAGCGTCTACGTGAACACGACGGCCGAGCACGCCGACCGGGTCGAAGAGGCCGTCGCGGGGTGCGACGTCGACACCGACGTGTGGGAGGTCGGCGGTCCCGCCGAGGTGCTCGACGAGTCTGAGGCGCTGTTCTGA
- a CDS encoding NAD(P)/FAD-dependent oxidoreductase — protein MRVLVLGAGYAGVTLARRLESRLPPEVELVVVDEDDTHLVLHEVHRVIRRPGLAETIQVPLEDLFDRAEVRVARVDGVDRDARTVSFADGTTLDYDYAAICLGSATAYYDLPGVEEYSLPLKSVADADAIRESFLGAVGAVRSSETVDGPRDGSITIDVSDEGAAEGSAGTDVADDPSVPVAETGGVSAVVGGAGLSGVQTAGELAAVAEEEGVEADITLIEQFDHVAPNFPENFREAVREALEARGVDVRTGTSVERATEDAVETDAGTFAYDTFVWTGGIAGQAAMGGDRPVVRSDLRLDDRTFAVGDAARVVDADGEAVPASASAALREARTVADNLAELVRHEAEGEATDFAPRMEPYRFEVPGWIVSVGDGAVAQLGPTVVTGAAAKAMKASVGAGHLSSVGAVQNAANLVEEELGS, from the coding sequence ATGCGTGTGCTGGTACTCGGCGCGGGATACGCCGGAGTGACGCTCGCCCGCCGTCTCGAATCGCGCCTGCCCCCCGAAGTCGAACTCGTCGTCGTCGACGAGGACGACACCCACCTCGTGTTGCACGAGGTCCACCGCGTCATCCGCCGCCCCGGACTCGCCGAGACGATTCAGGTCCCCCTCGAAGACCTCTTCGACCGGGCCGAGGTCCGCGTCGCCCGCGTCGACGGCGTCGACAGGGACGCCCGAACGGTCTCGTTCGCGGACGGAACGACGCTCGACTACGACTACGCCGCGATCTGTCTCGGCTCCGCGACGGCCTACTACGACCTGCCGGGCGTCGAGGAGTATTCTCTCCCGCTCAAGAGCGTCGCCGACGCCGACGCCATCCGCGAGTCGTTCCTCGGGGCCGTCGGCGCCGTGCGTTCGAGCGAGACGGTCGACGGCCCCCGCGACGGGAGCATCACCATCGACGTCTCCGACGAGGGCGCGGCGGAGGGGAGTGCGGGCACCGACGTCGCCGACGACCCGAGCGTCCCGGTCGCCGAAACCGGGGGAGTCAGCGCCGTCGTCGGCGGGGCCGGTCTCTCGGGCGTCCAGACGGCCGGCGAACTCGCCGCCGTCGCCGAGGAGGAGGGCGTCGAGGCCGACATCACCCTGATCGAGCAGTTCGACCACGTCGCGCCGAACTTCCCGGAGAACTTCCGCGAGGCGGTGCGCGAGGCGCTGGAAGCCCGCGGCGTCGACGTCCGGACCGGCACGTCGGTCGAACGGGCCACGGAGGATGCGGTCGAGACGGACGCCGGGACGTTCGCCTACGACACGTTCGTCTGGACGGGCGGTATCGCCGGGCAGGCCGCGATGGGCGGCGACCGACCGGTCGTCCGGAGCGACCTCCGATTGGACGACCGCACGTTCGCCGTCGGCGACGCCGCGCGCGTGGTCGACGCCGACGGCGAAGCCGTTCCTGCGTCGGCCTCCGCCGCCCTGCGCGAGGCCCGAACCGTGGCCGACAACCTCGCCGAACTCGTCCGCCACGAGGCGGAGGGCGAGGCGACGGACTTCGCGCCGCGGATGGAGCCGTACCGGTTCGAGGTGCCGGGGTGGATCGTCAGCGTCGGCGACGGCGCGGTGGCGCAACTCGGACCGACCGTCGTCACCGGGGCCGCGGCGAAAGCGATGAAAGCGTCCGTCGGCGCCGGACACCTCAGCTCCGTCGGCGCCGTGCAGAACGCCGCGAACCTGGTCGAAGAGGAACTCGGCTCCTAA
- a CDS encoding BtpA/SgcQ family protein — translation MHEQSLSLPDRAVVGMVHLRALPGAPTHDEDAGLDAVRAAALEDAAALESGGVDAVMVENFGDAPFYPDDVPKHTVAAMTAVVVAVAREVDVPVGVNVLRNDAEAALSVAAATDASFVRVNVHAGARVTDQGIVEGRAHETMRLRESLGADAAVLADVGVKHSEPLGRETSLDVAVEEVVGRGLADGVVVSGSGTGAPTDDSDLATVAGAAEAAGVPALVGSGVTAETVAATLERADGVVVGTALKEGGETTAPVEESRVRAVVEAARAGSES, via the coding sequence ATGCACGAGCAGTCCCTGTCGCTGCCCGACCGCGCCGTCGTCGGCATGGTCCACCTCCGCGCCCTTCCCGGCGCGCCGACTCACGACGAGGACGCCGGCCTCGACGCCGTCCGCGCGGCGGCGCTCGAAGACGCCGCGGCCCTCGAATCCGGCGGCGTCGACGCCGTGATGGTCGAGAACTTCGGCGACGCCCCCTTCTACCCCGACGACGTGCCGAAACACACCGTCGCCGCCATGACCGCGGTCGTCGTCGCCGTCGCGCGCGAGGTGGACGTCCCCGTCGGCGTCAACGTCCTCCGCAACGACGCCGAGGCGGCCCTCTCGGTGGCGGCGGCGACGGACGCGTCGTTCGTCCGCGTGAACGTCCACGCCGGGGCGCGCGTCACCGACCAAGGAATCGTGGAGGGTCGCGCCCACGAGACGATGCGACTTCGCGAATCGCTCGGCGCGGACGCCGCCGTCCTCGCCGACGTGGGCGTGAAACACTCCGAACCGCTGGGCCGCGAGACGTCGCTCGACGTCGCCGTCGAGGAAGTCGTCGGCCGCGGCCTCGCCGACGGCGTCGTCGTCTCCGGGTCGGGCACGGGCGCCCCGACCGACGACTCGGACCTCGCGACCGTCGCCGGGGCGGCCGAGGCGGCGGGCGTCCCCGCGCTGGTGGGAAGCGGCGTCACCGCCGAGACGGTGGCCGCGACGCTCGAACGGGCGGACGGCGTCGTCGTCGGCACGGCGCTGAAAGAGGGTGGGGAGACGACGGCACCCGTCGAGGAGTCGCGGGTGCGCGCCGTCGTCGAGGCGGCGCGGGCGGGGTCGGAGAGTTAG
- a CDS encoding bacterio-opsin activator domain-containing protein — MTSIATLSADATDFLLGDAFEAIPTLAVEVPPVVAHGPDDPFPFLAATGADPEAAAAAFEDDGSVREADRLSAGGDGGLFRVVWTETAELLLGSLVRTDATVLSARGADGAWKFRVLAPDRDCLGVTFDFLADHGVTVELEGIRSLDGEDATRSFGLSEEQYTALLAGLDRGFYEVPRGTDTSELAAELGITHQALSERLRRAHGTLVENALASGSRVFN; from the coding sequence GTGACGAGCATCGCCACACTCAGCGCCGACGCGACGGACTTCCTCCTCGGCGACGCCTTCGAGGCGATTCCGACGCTCGCCGTCGAGGTACCGCCGGTCGTGGCCCACGGCCCGGACGACCCCTTCCCCTTCCTCGCCGCGACGGGCGCGGACCCGGAGGCCGCGGCCGCGGCCTTCGAGGACGACGGCTCGGTCCGCGAGGCCGACCGCCTCTCGGCCGGCGGGGACGGCGGCCTGTTCCGCGTCGTCTGGACCGAGACGGCCGAACTGCTCCTCGGGTCGCTCGTCAGGACGGACGCGACGGTGCTCTCGGCCCGCGGCGCCGACGGCGCCTGGAAGTTCCGCGTCCTTGCGCCGGACCGCGACTGCCTCGGCGTGACGTTCGACTTCCTCGCCGACCACGGGGTGACCGTGGAGTTGGAGGGCATCCGTAGCCTCGACGGCGAGGACGCCACCCGTTCGTTCGGGCTGAGCGAGGAGCAGTACACCGCCCTCCTCGCCGGTCTCGACCGGGGGTTCTACGAGGTCCCCCGCGGCACCGACACCTCCGAACTCGCCGCCGAACTGGGTATCACCCACCAGGCCCTCTCCGAACGACTCCGCCGGGCGCACGGCACCCTCGTCGAGAACGCCCTCGCCTCCGGGTCGCGCGTGTTCAACTGA